A region from the Clavibacter sp. A6099 genome encodes:
- a CDS encoding alpha-ketoglutarate-dependent dioxygenase AlkB translates to MSIAFQASLFDDLQAEPGIGALGAEVERLDLGQGAWLDIRPGWVSDSDALFERLVEDVEWTADTRLMHGRTVEVPRLLSWFGPRAPLPAPVLVEARDALNEHYGRPPGQVLETAGLCFYRTGDDSVAWHGDRVGRAIDRDTMVAIVSVGAARTLSLRPKGGGEVRRFPLGHGDLVVMGGSAQRTHEHAILKTQKAVGPRISIQFRPVWPA, encoded by the coding sequence ATGAGCATCGCATTCCAGGCCTCCCTCTTCGACGACCTCCAGGCGGAGCCGGGCATCGGGGCGCTCGGCGCGGAGGTGGAGCGCCTGGACCTGGGACAGGGCGCGTGGCTCGACATCCGGCCCGGCTGGGTCAGCGACTCCGACGCGCTGTTCGAGCGCCTCGTGGAGGACGTGGAGTGGACGGCGGACACGCGGCTCATGCACGGCCGCACGGTCGAGGTGCCGCGCCTCCTGTCGTGGTTCGGGCCGCGCGCGCCCCTGCCCGCGCCCGTCCTCGTCGAGGCGCGCGATGCGCTCAACGAGCACTACGGCCGCCCGCCCGGGCAGGTGCTCGAGACCGCGGGACTGTGCTTCTACCGCACGGGCGACGACAGCGTCGCGTGGCACGGCGACCGCGTGGGGCGCGCCATCGACCGCGACACCATGGTCGCCATCGTCTCGGTGGGCGCGGCGCGCACGCTGTCGCTGCGGCCGAAGGGCGGCGGCGAGGTGCGGCGGTTCCCGCTCGGGCACGGCGACCTCGTCGTCATGGGCGGCAGCGCGCAGCGCACGCACGAGCACGCCATCCTCAAGACCCAGAAGGCCGTCGGGCCGCGCATCAGCATCCAGTTCCGGCCGGTCTGGCCCGCCTGA